The genomic window GCAATGCAACTTTAAACCAAGTGGTTGTGAAGTTCCCTTTCTTATATTTACTTCCagtgtgtgagatatatatatatatatagctcgcCAGCCAGTGCCACCTCAAGCTGATGGTCTCCTAGCAACCCTGTGCGGTGCGGGCTGAGGCTGAGAGACTGTGTCTGCGTTCACgcagatcattctgcgcagattctgtgcaggaCCTGACCGCTTCAGCCAATGGCCGCGGTCACgcagatcattctgcgcagataattggctaaactggtcagaatctgcgcagaatgattcTCCGTGAACACaccctgttttgctttttttttttttttttcctaattacgTGAAGTCAGGCAGGAGTCACATGGTTTGTTTTTGCTTCGGACTGAGGAAGAGAGAGGATAAAAAAAGAAGCTGCCATAACTAGGGTTTACAGAAAAGTTTTGGAACTAGCGTAGCCAAAGGACATGGAAATACCAGCCATAAACTTAAAGGTAATTacataacattttgcattgtagacagctgtggctaaaagttttgcatcaccctgtacagAATGAACACATGTTTTGCTTCATATTAAAGTCGAATAAAAGCTGCTGAATAAAGCTACGTTAACATATGGAGGTGATGCCTAACTTTTGACCATAAGCCGTGCATAACTACTGTACAGCCGTGCAAGTACTGAATGTGTTAAGAAGTCGTTTTGCACTCGTGTACTTTTTGAAAAGATCACTTGATTACTATTTAAGGAAGTTGCACGGCTATGCACGGTGCTGggttattgtactgtttttaagtACCTGCCCTCTCTCGCGTAATTGGAACACGCACGTCGAATCCACCCAGAAAGTTCCGTTCTAAATGACGTGTTTCAGGTGTGTGTGGAGTATGGCACCGTACTGCACTGAGCTAACGATAAGGGATTGCATGCTGTTTAAACCGTGCTGTATACGGTACAGCATAATTAACTACTAATGTTCATAATCACCATCTTCAATAAGAATAATtatagtaatgatgatgatgatggcaATCCTTCACTCTCATGTCTCTTTCTTGTCTCCTCGACTAGGCTATCGTCTTAGTCCACTGGCTTCTAACAATATGGTGAGTGAGCtgagcaaacacacacaccccttttttttttttcaggcaccCCTGGAATTTCTCCAGTTCTCCTTTGCCGTTTCAAGGGTGGACTGCAGCATGATGAGTAGAAATCAACTTTAGTGACAGCAGCACTAGCGGAGTTTATcggtgtctttttgtgttttaattattattttttaattgtaaagcaGGAGAATAATTTCCGAtgtgtagcagtttgatccgtccCAGGTCTCCTTGTGAGTTTCCTCTGCGAGTTCCCAGCACAGGAGATGCAGTCTTGGGTTAGTTTTATCGTGTGGAACGCTGGTTTAAAGGGTTGTGATTGTGAGCCTCACACCAGTTCTTCAGTCCTTGCACTTGCTTTGTGTCCCTTTCTCTCCGAGCAGGAAATACGGATCTGGGAAAGTCGCTGTGAGAGATTAGCACCCGGCTGGGCAAATCTTATTCCGTCAAAGCTTGAAAGCGCCCGTGCTTTTTAAGCCAGTTTTGCGCTGATCACGTCTGCCTATCGCTTTGGACTTGCTGAACACACCTTGTCTGCCTTGAATTTCATCAACATTTGTGTCAGACGCCTGTCTACCTTTCTGATTTCAGTGTAATCCGATAAACCtgatttttatacagattttacaaacatgcactgtagtgtaaagactactgtactgtttttttatttttaatttatcgTATGAGTAATGAAAAATAACAGCATTGTGTAACAAGCCCGTTCCAACGAAAACTGGTAGTTCCATATAACTGAGGACTGTGCTATGGGATCAGTATGTCTAGAATAATGGGTTCGGGTTTAAACAGTCTGTCAAGCTTAACTATATTAGGTTGGGACACTTCTTGAATACAGTGATTGGGAGATAAGTGAAAACGGTGTATTCACGAAATAGGAGAAGGCATTTGAAAAATATGGCAAACGCAGCTTTAAGAGTCCCTGAAGGAATCCCTTATTCTGTGTGTCTTGTGCTTCCCAGGGGTTTTATGTACCCGTGGCTCCCTGTATCTTACGCGTGGAGTAACGTCACCGTCCTAGCCATTGGGGTTTGGGCCGTCGCTCAGAGGGACTCCATCGACGCCGTGCTCCTGGTGAGTTTACAGATCTCTAACCTCATTGGAAGCATGTCAGGAAACGAAAGCACAGAATGCTGCTGTAGCCAGAACTCTCTCAGCGCTAAGTAACTGGGCAAAGAGACGCCCTCTAGTTCAGTGGATTCAGTGTCTTTTATAGGAGCTCACCCAGATCCAGGGTTGGTGAAGTGGTCGGCAGTGTTGGGACACTTGTAGCTGAAAGTATTGAAGGAGATTCAGATTGCTGCTACAATTGCtgcccatttttttttgttcccaacAATTTCTCTTCCCAGTTTTTGATCGGAATGTCGATAACCATCCTCACGGATATCATCCACTTCGGGATTTACTACAACAGCGGGCCGTCCCTTTTCCGGTTCTGCGCCGGCATGGCGATCCTGAGTCTCATTCTCAAACCCGCGTCCTGCTTCTTCGTCTACCAGATGTACCGCGAGAGGGGTGGAGAATACGTCAACTTCGGTATGTAGTGTGTACGCACCAGCAGCCCAGCACACAGGCGCAGGACCTGTCCCATGCAGTGCATCACCACacaagtattgtattgtattgtatttatataataaaatagacagacagacagacagacagcacaacCAGaagtttttaaacaaagcaaaagcaCTGGTTCTCTGTTTATCGAGTACTTTATAACCTCTTCAGTGcaagctgtgctttttttttttttttttttttaaatcattctggAACAGTATTCACACTTTCTAGTGTGGTCTGTGTGGCTCTGCACACAAACGTCCTTCTTTGCATTGCAGTCATTTGCTCTTGTGTCATGTCTTGCTAAGATTATGTTGCGCAACTTcctgacttttttattttcttcttctccttTTCGGTTTTCTTTTTCACCCTAAGACCTGGAGACTTCTTCTGTAGACAGCCGATAGACGATGGACAGTGTTGACAGTGTCCCCCACATTCGTCACTACTGAAACCACCGCCCTCCTTACCCCTCCTGCCCTCCCCCTACTGCCCAACTGAACTGCCCTCTTGATCCTCTGTGTGCGAGCTTCACCTCTGACCTTCATACCTTCACCTCTTCATCCTCCTGAAACGGGACAAGCCGCTTAATGCCTTGTGTGTCTCCTTGACCAATCGCATGCTGCTTCCTTCCCTGTCAACCAATCCAATTGCGATCCAGGTCGTTGCTGCCTGCCGGCACCTCTGGTTTTTGCAGCTAGCTAATCGGATGActatatttgtttttcctttttgccTGTGTAACAGTGCAGCGAAGGTTCTGCACACGCTCTATCCCGTCAGTTTGTGACGGCTGTGTGCTTTGCTTCGTcgctctgtgttcctttttttttcttcttgttgcttCTGACGTTTGAAGACTGTTGCTTGTATTTTATGGCTGTTGCACAACTATGTTACACGTTGAATATCTGGGACCCCCGAGGAAACAAAGTCTTGAGTCTCGAGGATCCCAGTgcgcagttgtttttttttataataacccttttttaaatgtcatttcctAGCAGACCCTCTGAAGGCTGTCTTCCAGTTTGTTCTCTTGTTTATTTTGGATGGAAATGATCTAGTAATCCAGCAGGTGTTTCTCTTACTTTGTGGAAGTGctctttgtttgctttttacagCTGATCATCTTACTTACGGGAAGTGTCTGTGGAAATAGAAAGGGAAGTAAACGTTGTTCAGTACCACAGCGCAGATGACCAGGTACATCTGGATATTGTGTTATCTGTGGCTTTGCAATCCAACTCAGTAATTCTGTacagctttaaccctttcagtgccgCCACCTCATCATACTCATGTATACTCagtaaaggagttcctttttgaGTTATATAAACTTAaattcttcagctcgacaaatgtaattcaggactgaaagggttaaaggcaAGCTGGCAGACCTGAAGTGGAGTGGAACGGACGAGAAGACGCGCTCTAGCCCTGTTGTCAGCGCTTCGTTAccatgaaggtggttgtttgtagTCTTGTTGATGTTTTCTCTGACACGCGCTGTGTTCATGCAGGTTTACCCAGCATGGCTCATAACAGAGACTGTTATCAGTCGATCGACCAGCAGAACTCGGGACAGGCCAACTCCCACTATGCAGAGTTAGACGAGAGCAAGGCTGGACCCCAGGCGTActgaggaggggagagagagagagagcgacagtgATACTGCCCTCCCAGTACCAAAGGAGGTGTATATCGCATGAGGAAGACTCTACACATACAGAGTTGTATCTCTTAAGtgtattttgctaaatgttacaggctgtctgtgtatttatttagttgtttttttatgtcacaTGCACCAAAAGTAAGATAAATAAGATTTTCTTTTGAATTCTATTTGAACTGGAACAGAAGTTTAGTGAACCTGGCTGTATCTTCTATCCTGGCTGTTTTTTACAAGATTAAAATGGCACATATACActagtaaaaatattttttaaatgaatagttCTGTATCGCGTCTTAGTCCAGACTTGGATTTCTCTTCcaactgcacagcagtttccaCCGTTCCAGGTTTTCCTGTGAGCTTCGTGAACCACAGTTTGTGGATAACAAGCTCCTTATGAAGCTCTTAgcaaaaccaggaacggatcaaatgcccatgcaatgggagtcttatttccagccctggaTCAGCAACCCAAACACTTTCCCGGGAAGCTGTTTTCGCTTCTCCTGGCAGACCTGTGTGATGCCTCCCTTCACAGTGTGTGAACCAGCAGATCAATATCCTTTCCACAGAGGAGCCACAGCAGTACCGCGTCGACCTCCAAGGCATCCCATATCGAAACCCTTTAGTGTGTTAGGAAAAGCATGTGTTTCCATAGGAACTGTGCTTGGCAGGGCCACGGGCGGTGCGGTACACTCTGTCAGGCTTATCTTTGCAGGCTGCAGCAAAAACTCCTTCCTTACAGGATGCAGCAGTGTACTCACATGAAGGGTTGCTGAAAGTGCTGCTTGtttcatctgctgtgttgcttctgttttgtgtgtgtgttaacctgTTTCGCTTGCCTTTACTACAAAAAGAAGATATTGTAATAGACTCAGTTTGTACATAGTTGTTGCACTTGTAATGAGACCTGAAAGCACACCGTGCCGTTTGCCGCTTTCTTGCCTTTTCACATCTGCCTTTGTGTTGCCGtagttgttgctgctgcttttaGTGTTATTTCTGTCTCTGTTTTTGAAGTGCTTTCAGGAAGGTGATCTATCATCATGCAGTTCTGCAACACGGCCCATTGATTTCTCATTCATTTCCACCGTCCAGGCAGGGAAACAACATGCCAAGCGGTGTCCTCTTACAATTTCACTTTCTCCAGTAGAGCACCACTGCGCAGGAACGGGAAAGTGCAGGCGTGTGGACGCTGGCATTGTGCttgtgtgggtgggggtggggggggggggttctgtacaGTTTCTCTGGTATATTTgacctcagagagagagagggagatgtaACTAATACCCTTGCTTCTCCATA from Polyodon spathula isolate WHYD16114869_AA chromosome 16, ASM1765450v1, whole genome shotgun sequence includes these protein-coding regions:
- the LOC121329175 gene encoding type-1 angiotensin II receptor-associated protein-like isoform X3 gives rise to the protein MEIPAINLKAIVLVHWLLTIWGFMYPWLPVSYAWSNVTVLAIGVWAVAQRDSIDAVLLFLIGMSITILTDIIHFGIYYNSGPSLFRFCAGMAILSLILKPASCFFVYQMYRERGGEYVNFDLETSSVDSR
- the LOC121329175 gene encoding type-1 angiotensin II receptor-associated protein-like isoform X1, yielding MEIPAINLKAIVLVHWLLTIWGFMYPWLPVSYAWSNVTVLAIGVWAVAQRDSIDAVLLFLIGMSITILTDIIHFGIYYNSGPSLFRFCAGMAILSLILKPASCFFVYQMYRERGGEYVNFGLPSMAHNRDCYQSIDQQNSGQANSHYAELDESKAGPQAY
- the LOC121329175 gene encoding type-1 angiotensin II receptor-associated protein-like isoform X2 gives rise to the protein MYPWLPVSYAWSNVTVLAIGVWAVAQRDSIDAVLLFLIGMSITILTDIIHFGIYYNSGPSLFRFCAGMAILSLILKPASCFFVYQMYRERGGEYVNFGLPSMAHNRDCYQSIDQQNSGQANSHYAELDESKAGPQAY